From one Flavobacterium sp. N502536 genomic stretch:
- a CDS encoding SIR2 family NAD-dependent protein deacylase, with amino-acid sequence MKEQLTEIIRQVYQKQNRNLFTFLTGAGISAESGIPTYRGVDGIWIKGTKFHKPEEFGTFKYFKENPEEVWQYSLFRKKMFENAQANESHHEIVAIENLLQDRFHLITQNIDNLHRRAGNERIYEVHGKTREIKCSNGCKGIENLPAEIQGKDIDEDLTDKDIELLKCKECGSWMRPNILWFDEYYDEKTNKKFSSLKIAKNSGVLFIVGTSGATNLPMAIAETTLKYGGTIVDINTEDNLFTALIKDKKNKMIIRETSTEALKTIREILENIVKE; translated from the coding sequence ATGAAGGAACAACTTACTGAAATTATAAGGCAAGTTTATCAGAAACAAAACAGAAATCTATTTACATTTTTAACGGGTGCAGGAATTTCCGCAGAAAGCGGTATACCAACTTACAGAGGAGTAGATGGTATTTGGATAAAAGGAACTAAATTTCATAAACCAGAGGAGTTTGGAACATTTAAATATTTCAAAGAAAATCCCGAAGAGGTTTGGCAATACTCACTGTTTAGAAAAAAGATGTTTGAAAATGCTCAGGCCAATGAAAGCCATCATGAGATAGTTGCAATTGAAAATCTTTTACAAGACAGATTTCATTTAATAACTCAAAACATAGACAATCTGCACCGACGTGCCGGTAACGAAAGAATCTATGAAGTACATGGAAAAACCAGAGAAATTAAATGTTCGAATGGATGTAAAGGAATAGAAAATTTGCCTGCTGAAATTCAAGGCAAAGACATAGATGAAGATTTAACAGATAAAGATATCGAATTGCTAAAGTGCAAAGAATGCGGCAGCTGGATGAGACCAAATATTTTATGGTTTGACGAGTATTATGATGAAAAAACAAATAAAAAATTCAGTTCTTTAAAAATTGCTAAAAATTCAGGGGTTCTGTTTATTGTAGGAACTTCAGGAGCGACAAATTTGCCAATGGCAATCGCAGAAACCACATTGAAATATGGCGGAACAATCGTTGATATTAATACTGAGGATAATTTATTTACAGCGCTTATTAAAGACAAGAAAAATAAAATGATCATTCGTGAAACTTCA
- a CDS encoding S41 family peptidase — protein MKYSYYSRIFIFLLLSFLILSCESDDTPIIYNKDSNEYVNEWMYDQMKKYYRWNTSMPAQGNLTLNSKEYFKKLLQKEDVYSYAVHPALPDTAPQSLRRSFGFDVSFVEFEGKYYGVILYTLAGSPAKNSGLQRGQLITKIDGTVVNAGNYEQLYKNMVGAAKLNLETVSFSSKSGFSNPKEISVLQGFSFSQPIPYQVISDKNAKIGYVEIPHFDVGQAQQFLQIFQELKNKSITELVLDLRYNGGGDIASATALSIILAPNIKATDLFIKFEGNANGGNVDQSFEQALKSNESKISFDALRGVHPSINRIYILCGSRTASASELIINNLKPYMNVIALGGKTFGKDVAGFPIEDDRIPGSKGWVLYPSIYKLFNSRHEGGYSKGIDPNIYTDEFQGLEVFPLGNRSEILLSAALTNISGNTGKMKAAELRLLTLPKAYADSDPLLRFNP, from the coding sequence ATGAAATACTCCTATTACAGTCGAATATTTATTTTTCTTTTGCTTTCTTTTTTAATCCTTTCCTGTGAAAGTGATGATACACCAATAATTTACAATAAAGACTCTAATGAGTATGTAAATGAATGGATGTACGATCAAATGAAAAAGTATTATCGTTGGAATACATCAATGCCGGCTCAGGGTAATTTAACTTTAAACTCTAAGGAGTATTTTAAAAAATTATTACAAAAAGAGGATGTTTATTCTTATGCTGTTCATCCTGCATTGCCCGACACTGCACCACAAAGTCTCAGACGGAGCTTTGGTTTTGATGTGTCTTTTGTCGAATTTGAAGGAAAATATTATGGTGTAATACTATATACATTGGCAGGTTCTCCGGCCAAAAACAGTGGTTTGCAAAGAGGTCAGTTGATCACTAAAATCGATGGAACAGTTGTGAACGCAGGAAACTATGAGCAATTGTATAAAAATATGGTAGGTGCAGCAAAATTAAATCTGGAGACGGTTTCATTTTCTTCAAAATCCGGTTTTTCGAATCCAAAAGAAATTTCAGTATTGCAGGGATTTAGTTTTTCTCAGCCCATTCCATATCAGGTTATTTCGGATAAAAATGCTAAGATTGGTTATGTTGAAATTCCACATTTTGATGTCGGCCAAGCACAACAATTTTTACAAATCTTTCAGGAACTAAAAAACAAATCGATTACTGAACTTGTCTTGGATTTAAGATACAATGGAGGAGGAGATATTGCATCTGCGACCGCGCTGAGCATTATCCTGGCTCCAAATATTAAAGCAACTGATCTTTTTATAAAATTTGAAGGAAATGCTAACGGGGGCAATGTCGATCAATCATTTGAGCAAGCCTTAAAAAGTAATGAGTCAAAAATAAGTTTTGATGCTTTGCGTGGTGTCCATCCGTCAATAAACAGAATATATATATTGTGTGGAAGCCGCACCGCATCTGCATCAGAGCTTATAATCAATAATCTGAAACCTTACATGAATGTAATTGCTTTAGGCGGAAAAACTTTTGGGAAAGATGTGGCAGGATTTCCAATAGAAGATGATCGGATTCCCGGAAGTAAAGGTTGGGTATTATATCCGTCTATTTATAAGTTGTTTAATTCCAGACATGAAGGGGGGTATTCTAAAGGAATAGATCCCAATATTTATACAGATGAATTTCAGGGATTAGAAGTTTTTCCTTTAGGCAATCGGTCAGAAATTCTGTTAAGTGCAGCATTGACAAACATCTCGGGAAATACCGGTAAAATGAAAGCTGCAGAATTGCGATTACTGACTTTGCCTAAAGCCTATGCTGATTCGGACCCATTATTACGTTTTAACCCTTAA
- a CDS encoding GNAT family N-acetyltransferase, with protein MRTIACKIGPTERSFMLSKPLPTQTVFLPLKEAEESGDFIIEKARPIHTFWIKQICEVTLASAIARGTGISGRSPELLETKMKKGEAVIAFASDGRWAGFSFISSWENGNYVSNSGLIVAPEFRHTGLAKRIKRKIFELSRQKYPDARIFSLTTGLAVMKMNHELGFEPVTYSELTSDETFWENCKSCVNCPILMNKDRKNCLCTAMLYDPKQNGTKIDLVKDLEIM; from the coding sequence ATGAGAACCATAGCATGTAAAATAGGCCCTACGGAGAGAAGCTTTATGCTTTCGAAACCCTTACCAACCCAAACAGTATTTTTACCGCTAAAAGAGGCAGAGGAATCCGGTGATTTTATTATTGAAAAAGCCCGACCTATTCATACCTTTTGGATAAAACAAATTTGTGAAGTAACACTTGCATCAGCCATAGCTCGCGGAACCGGAATTTCCGGACGCTCTCCCGAGCTGCTGGAAACAAAAATGAAAAAAGGAGAAGCTGTCATCGCTTTTGCATCAGATGGGAGATGGGCAGGCTTTTCTTTTATCTCTTCCTGGGAAAATGGCAACTATGTCTCTAATTCGGGATTAATTGTAGCTCCAGAATTCCGACATACCGGACTTGCTAAAAGGATTAAAAGAAAAATTTTTGAGCTTAGCCGACAGAAATATCCCGATGCCCGTATATTCAGCCTAACTACTGGTCTTGCTGTAATGAAAATGAATCATGAACTCGGTTTTGAACCCGTCACTTACTCCGAACTAACTTCAGACGAGACATTCTGGGAAAATTGTAAATCATGTGTAAACTGCCCGATTTTGATGAATAAGGACAGGAAAAACTGTTTGTGTACGGCTATGCTTTATGACCCCAAACAAAATGGAACTAAGATAGATCTGGTAAAAGATCTAGAGATTATGTAA